The Colletes latitarsis isolate SP2378_abdomen chromosome 14, iyColLati1, whole genome shotgun sequence genome has a segment encoding these proteins:
- the LOC143350398 gene encoding uncharacterized protein LOC143350398, which yields MENVRNHVDVKLVTKWGGRYGAEALIAKPNFHSRSIFSENLVAIELHKLFVKFNKPIYVGMCILDISKICLHEFHHDYMLPAHRNKCKIMYTDTDSLIYYIECDDIYELMIRDITRFDTSDYPADNRYGIALANKKIPGLMKDENNGAIMTEFVGLRAKMYAIQVDGKKDTKKVKGVKSNVVARTITFDDYVQCLMGEVEKICHQSCIRSMLHEVYTISETKIALSPYDDKRYIVPYSTKTLPWGHYKIPL from the coding sequence atggagaatgtgcgcaatcatgtagatgtaaaattagtaacgaaatgggGAGGGAGATATGGTGCAGAGGCACTGATCGCTAAGCCAAATTTCCATagtcgcagcatattttcggaaaacctagttgcgatcgaactacataaattgttcgtaaaatttaacaaaccaatctatgtgggtatgtgtatactagatatatctaagaTTTGTTTGCATGAATTCCATCATGATTACATGTTACCCGcacataggaataaatgtaaaattatgtacaccgatacagacagtctaatctactacatcgagtgtgacgatatttatgaacttatgatacgcgatattacccgctttgacacgagcgattatcccgcagataatcgatatggtattgcgcttgctaataagaagataccaggtttaatgaaagatgaaaataatggggcgattatgaccgaatttgttggattgagagcgaagatgtatgccatacaagtcgatggtaagaaagatacgaaaaaggtgaaaggtgtcaagagtaatgttgtagcgcgaactataacatttgatgattatgtgcaatgtttgatgggtgaggttgaaaagatttgtcaccaatcgtgtataagatccatgttgcatgaagtgtacacgatatcagaaacaaaaattgctttgagtccatacgatgacaaacgatatatcgtaccatattcaaccaagacgctgccatgggggcattataaaataccgctttag
- the LOC143350235 gene encoding uncharacterized protein LOC143350235 produces MDAVIGTDILNLAEVKIDNQGITIRKIPSIMFLTQMSSTKEQLLDVSHVTDEKLREELENVVLSYEPKKCKTTNVQMCIRLKDDQPLSQKPRRLPKLEGEIVHKQVEEWIKDGIVEPGTSDVKINAILDGKFVAGNKCANKSVNTKNCELFRLSDQREWYDLRVIQPILASLDEFQERDSGWALSRILNLIVNVNKYMPMHAGCVIQLPREIRLKKAVINVSSTDNACFAWSVVAALYPAESHVSLASSYPHYTTVLNIQDIEFPMTLNQIKKFEHINNISINVYTIENKKVLPIRVTDKKMERHANFLYLEGANDVGHFAWIKNLSRLVCTQLSKHNGRKYFSDSCLHYFSSNEKLEAHTMDCEKMNDCAIILPNYDGIA; encoded by the exons ATGGATGCAGTAATTGGAACAGATATTTTAAATTTGGCTGAAGTCAAAATAGATAATCAGGGTATAACGATAAGGAAAATTCCTTCGATTATGTTTTTAACGCAAATGAGTTCTACTAAAGAGCAGTTATTAGATGTTAGTCATGTTACTGATGAAAAATTACGCGAAGAATTAGAAAATGTTGTTTTATCGTATGAACCAAAAAAATGTAAGACAACTAACGTACAAATGTGTATAAGATTAAAAGATGACCAACCACTTAGTCAGAAACCACGTAGATTACCTAAACTAGAGGGTGAAATTGTTCATAAGCAAGTAGAGGAGTGGATTAAGGATGGAATAGTAGAGCCTGGTACGTCTGA tgtaaaaataaatgctaTACTTGACGGTAAATTTGTGGCTGgtaacaaatgtgcaaacaaaagtgttaacacgaaaaaCTGTGAACTTTTTCGCTTGTCTGACCAACGCGAATGGTATGATTTGCGCGTCATCCAACCCATTCTAGCATCCTTAGACGAGTTTCAGGAGCGCGACAGTGGGTGGGCGCTGTCGCGtatactgaatttaattgttaatgtaaataaatatatgccgatgcatgcaggatgtgtcatacaattaccgcgagagatACGACTAAAGAAAGCGGTAATCAATGTAAGCTcaacggacaatgcatgttttgcgtggtcggtggtggccgctctgtatccagccgaaagtcacgtatctctggcatcgtcatatcctcattatacaacagtgttgaatatccaggatattgaatttccaatgacattgaaccaaattaaaaagtttgaacatatcaacaacatctccatcaatgtctataccattgagaataagaaggtgttaccaatacgagtcaCTGATAAGAAGATGGAGAGGCATGCCAATTTTttgtatttagaaggagcaaacgacgtgggacatttcgcatggattaagaacttatctcgcctcgtatgcacccaattgagtaaacataatggTAGGAAATACTTTTCtgatag CTGTTTACACTACTTTAGCTCGAATGAGAAGCTGGAAGCTCAcaccatggattgtgagaagatgaaTGATTGCGCAATCATATTGCCAAATTATGATGGCA TCGCATGA